CAATAGTTTGCTACACAACTCATACTTTGATTTATACTCAGGGTAATTGGCATCATTACCAGCCATTTAAGCCGATTACTAAATCGTTTAAATAAGCCGGCAGAAGCTGTTGCCCGAGTCATGAATTATTACGACTTCTCTTACATAATTTTCCGGATTTTGCAACGGTCAGGTAGTAGATCTTTAACTTCTACTACGCAGGATAATAAGAATCGTCAAATGTTAGAATCGAATTACGTTCCGTTAGGGCGATTATTGCTGAAGAGGTGACCcggataattgaattattcaaagaTATTCAAGTGGGCAGTTCTGAACTTCATATTGTACTTCGGAGAAATTCATGGGGACGACAATCTCGCGAGAACTTGCCacatttttcgttgaaaataaataaataaaatagagtTGAGCATACCTGGGCGGCTTCGCGATTATCAGGCTGTGCCTGTCCGTATCCTCCGGTGTTGCTCCAGTCCCCTGAGTTTCTTTGGGTAGTTGGGCCGATTTTCGCCCCAGATCCCGACCAGAACCATCCGTTGATGTTTTGGGGCAGGAGATCAGGCCTGTCGCACCCGTTGAAGTTACACTTGCGTCCAGAACTCCAGATGTACCTCACATTGCCTAGAGTAACCAAATTATCGGCCATTAATTCCAAGTTCTCATACTACGAGGAGAATTATCTTAGTAAAAACTTTGCTACCCTctctagatttcgagatattcataaaaaattagtcaATAACACTGGTGGCTGAGCTAAACTCTATTCTAttcttcttctatttttttctcagcgtAACATAAAAAATAGATAGATTTTATTCCATTCTTTACAAGCAAATTCGctagatttttcaatgaaattctttCCTGCTTCCCAGAATTTCATAACCGTCATTCAAGCAATCACCACCATCTCTTACACGAAATAATTACAGCCACCGACAATGTAGTCATATCACATTACAAGAGCTAATCTCAAAATCGACAAATTGAGAAGAAAATCATGTGTAATTATCGCGGGACGTTTTCTTCGTTCGTTGAACAAGTGAATCGTTATTTCCGAGGACGCGACCATGCGAAAGGGGACATTGCTCTACCCTTTCCTTTTTCTGTCATagtgtcataaaaaaatcgtgtcGAGGGAAAATCATAACTCCAGAGAAATTCCCCTgtcatttctttttcattcattattttattaattgtcaTCTTTCAGTGGGAGGACTGAGACAATTACACGAACCACTGTTCCAGAGAAAGAAATCAGGAGTCATTTCGCTCATTTCATTTCATGTTCGAAGGTTTCTTTTTCAACAAAATCGTCTTTTATCGTTTCGTACTCTTCTATTTTACAGTAAAAAGTTTCTCCgtctccctcaatttttttttcgtgcacGGAACGTTGCAGAGCAGCTCGATATTGAATTGCAGATGTGAAGAGTGAAAGTTCCCGAAAGATTTAAACAaacgttaattatttattattcattacctCTAGCGATTCTCTGCTTTATGAATTCGTTCTCCTGCGGTGTTTCCATTGACACAGCATCCATACAATGACGACGACAGATATTACGTGCGTCCAACCAGTCCACCTCTAGATTTCTGGTGGGTTGATGCTCCCAACTGAAGAAGTACGAGTGTGCAACACCTCTAGCATCTCTGTACGAGGCATGACGAACACCTAGAGTTTAACAGGAGAGTCAGCGAGCCATAAATCCTCGTAATTTCTTAACGAGATTCTTTTTGTCGATGtgattaatgaaatttaacgTGTCAAGTGTACGCGGGGGAATCGGGCAACTTTCACGTGGTTTAATTGATGGAGGAGTGATAGCGAATTTACGAGTTGTGGGAAATGTATTTAATATCGTGAGTGTAATCTCTCGGGATGCGCGACCTTTGATGCCTTTGATAAATACTATTGAGGGGTAATTGAACGAAGCTTTGTGAAGGAaatgtgaaatttatttcacatGGCTTTCCTTCTTGAATGAATACGTCGTTACATTGAGAAAATGATTGATTGAAATCGTTAGTTTGGTTGAGTAGTCGCGCACAATTAAGTTaaagtaatttaatttttttttttttgaatgagaAAGAAGTGTAAAATTGTCGCTCATTAAAACTTGTGtacaaaatggaaaattaattgtttttaatagaaaaagaattattataatgttgaaaaaatcgtgtgtggactttccattgaaaaataccTTAATTACTTAGCGAAATTATGCTTTTAGCTCAATTAAACTCACGATTTGCGCAGCTCCTCGGATCAGGCAGCGCCAATCTCCTCTGTGCTGTCACAGCAACAATTCCAAAGATTAAAAGGCATAAAATCGACTTCATGTTACACCTCTTGAATGACCTGAAAtccataaaatcaatttcaagaaaatggagagcgaaaaaaaaatattatcaaaagTAGAGCATTCATTTCACATTCAACCATCGTTTCGGCCACCCCACTTGGCAAAAAAAATGCGAatgtatctctctgtctctctcagtttGATGAATTGGAAAGTCTCGGTCAATTTGACGACCTTGTCGATCCAAGCGCGACCAGATCGACACCGATAATCGATTGctatcaaaaaaattgactcgcGCCTGGGAAAATGGTTTCCAATGAGTTTTTTTCAAGGGGCAGTGAACTTCACGATTCATTAGGTACGATGACAACTTTTACTTTCTCCGGAACATTCAGTTCTGCGACTCATCCCGGTGTATGAAATTATAATCTTGCGAATGCTCAGTGATTGGAATTTGATTGGGGGCCAGCGACAATTTCTAGTGAAAGCGACAGGAATGGGGAACGCGATatgcaataaaatttgtaTGCGCGAGAGGGATGACATTTaggggattttttaatgtcaattgcaattttttttttcattaaaaaatgctgAACTTTATTTAAAGAGGATAATGTATGGAAACGAGTGGAAAACCGGTGATTGTAAAATGCCTAGACACTCTCAGTGAAAATTATAGTCAATTTCCACCGAAATGTTCGTCacaattcattttaaaaaactttTAATACTTTTCTATAAATGGGAATCTGTCTCACTGGAATGCAATTTTAGCTGATTTTTTTGCCCCAGCGAATATGTCGTTCCCTTAATTTTTACAGATAAATCGTAATTGTGCAAGTCAGACTCATTGAGTAGTCACGTGTTACATTGCGCCAGTAGTCATTTGTACCTGCACCCATTGTTGTTGGCTATCATCAGAAATCAGGGGTTTCTAACGGGTAATGGAAGCCAGCTTAGTTTTCCTGGATTCAGACTAAGACAATGCCGTTTCTGAACCCGACGGCTCGACCATATGGCCCAGTTCACGTGCCTCAATCGACCTGCCCTCCTTATCactcagacattttttttttccagaaaaattccgCCCGCGGAGAATTCCCGATAGAAATTATTTCTGGGGAATTCAAGTGGAGCACTCAACTAGTAATACGTTATATAAAATTGATTATCAGACTGAGACAAATTACTAGCGTTATAACTCCAATGCCCACTAAATCCATCAAAATACCTTTAATTAAATCGTCAACGTCTGGTACTTGTGGATCAACTGgtgttttttctattttcctttCTAGTTATTTCAGACGGCGGATATGACTGGGTATTATGGGTCATTATTGATtgactaatttatatttcacgGGAGAAATCTGTGGACATatttaagagaaaaatattttggaaacgAGGTGAGTGACTATTATCTTctgtaatatatattttttaatcatgaaCATTTACTCTGTTTAAAACAGGATCTCCGCAATTACATCAGCATCCGTTGTCTTTGTCAACCAAATGTCGCCATTCATCTCAAGGACAACTTCATTTGaacaaagaaaacaaaaagcCTAGACATTAACATTTTCGtttcttcatgaaaaaaacaacACACGCTCCACTCACGTATCACAAGTGC
The window above is part of the Diachasmimorpha longicaudata isolate KC_UGA_2023 chromosome 9, iyDiaLong2, whole genome shotgun sequence genome. Proteins encoded here:
- the LOC135166280 gene encoding uncharacterized protein LOC135166280, which encodes MKSILCLLIFGIVAVTAQRRLALPDPRSCANRVRHASYRDARGVAHSYFFSWEHQPTRNLEVDWLDARNICRRHCMDAVSMETPQENEFIKQRIARGNVRYIWSSGRKCNFNGCDRPDLLPQNINGWFWSGSGAKIGPTTQRNSGDWSNTGGYGQAQPDNREAAQGNDESCLAILNNFYNDGIKWHDVACHHLKPFVCEDSEELLNFVASRNPGIRL